One genomic window of Terriglobales bacterium includes the following:
- a CDS encoding DUF3857 domain-containing protein, protein MSSLRVLLALLLLLSLCASADERPSAARRQAAKKTKPATKTKPKAPKIEAPSPDYSQEPFVFELYKLAWRFENDGTGTREQVARIRVQSDAGVQALGQLVFGYSTANERMEVKYVRVRKADGKVMTAGPDAAQDLPSPIEREAPVYTDFREKHVTVPGLRPGEILEYDIVTTMHTPLVPGQFWLSHDFEKRAIMLDEQLEVDVPRGRTLTLKTQPGFEPKTEDVGNRRIYRWASSNLQPEKKEEAKNRRKKTEGADRPPAVQMTTFSGWEELGKWYAQIERDRVAPTPEIRAKAEELTKGKATDLEKIEALYDYVATNYRYVSLSFGLGRLQPHAAGEILGNQYGDCKDKHTLLASLLASIGIQSDAVLIHSQRKLDPEVAAPSQFDHMITAIPRGDGYLWLDTTTEVAPFQLLLANLRKKQAVVIAEDGSTRLAETPPDPPFVNRSEATVNGKVNELGKLEARVEQRVRGDQEFVMRFLFRRTPRSKWEELAQRMSGWFGLQGDVSDVEATDPANTKQPFELKYKISVPNYVDWSSKESQTYVFLPVITVPDPGPDAAESAEPIKVGSPTEIAVKLQLEIPAAFTVRAPVPLSVTRDYGEYRARYSVEGNTFRAERDLKMLQRELASSRASDYISFRNVMRKDAEQAVAVESKLAGAPGALKDAKADELYEAGLAASRSQNYEVAAQLLKRVVELEPKHKSAWNDLGQVYTAMNRLDDGIQALQKQIEAEPFHSYAYNNLGLVYWRQQKYDEAAKAFQKQLEVNPLDEYAHGNLGSMYCEQSKYSEAVSELETAISLKPDNPNLRVSLGQAYLGLNQPDKAVAAFDKAVEMAPSPTIWNNVAYQMAEKGANLDRAQQYAESAVAAVAASLRNVNLDHVKVQDSALVSGLGAYWDTLGWVHFRKGDLDNAEKYIMASWQLMQHGEVGDHLAQVYAKRGKKEAAIHQYALALAAFRPLPETRGRLAALLGDDKKVDAEIAKAKPDLDALRSVSVPAIGKEAAQADFLVLLSGPKADQVKFVRGDNKLQALAEALRGARFNLQFPDDTPTKILRRGTVSCAAGKSECTFTMVPPDTVSSVN, encoded by the coding sequence ATGTCCAGCCTGCGTGTGCTGCTCGCCCTGCTGCTTCTGCTGTCGTTGTGCGCCTCCGCCGACGAGCGGCCATCCGCCGCCCGCCGCCAGGCCGCGAAGAAAACGAAACCTGCGACCAAAACCAAGCCCAAGGCCCCCAAGATCGAAGCTCCAAGCCCAGATTATTCGCAGGAGCCCTTCGTCTTCGAGCTTTACAAGCTCGCCTGGCGCTTCGAGAACGACGGCACCGGGACGCGGGAGCAGGTGGCCCGCATCCGGGTGCAGAGCGACGCCGGGGTACAGGCGCTGGGGCAGTTGGTCTTCGGCTACAGCACGGCCAACGAGCGCATGGAAGTGAAGTACGTGCGGGTGCGAAAAGCGGACGGCAAAGTCATGACTGCCGGCCCCGATGCCGCCCAGGACCTGCCCTCGCCCATCGAGCGCGAGGCGCCGGTGTACACCGACTTCCGCGAGAAGCACGTCACCGTCCCGGGGCTGCGTCCTGGCGAGATCCTGGAATACGACATCGTGACCACGATGCACACGCCGCTGGTGCCGGGACAGTTCTGGCTCTCCCATGATTTCGAGAAGCGAGCCATCATGCTGGACGAGCAGCTCGAGGTCGACGTCCCGCGCGGCCGTACCCTGACCTTGAAGACACAGCCCGGGTTCGAGCCCAAGACCGAGGACGTCGGCAACCGCCGCATCTACCGCTGGGCCAGCTCCAACCTGCAGCCGGAAAAGAAAGAAGAGGCCAAGAACCGGAGGAAGAAGACGGAGGGGGCCGACCGGCCGCCGGCGGTGCAGATGACCACCTTCTCGGGATGGGAGGAGCTGGGCAAGTGGTACGCGCAGATCGAGCGCGACCGGGTGGCGCCGACACCGGAGATCCGGGCCAAGGCGGAGGAGCTCACCAAGGGCAAGGCCACCGACCTGGAGAAGATCGAAGCGCTGTACGACTACGTGGCGACCAACTATCGCTATGTCAGCCTGTCGTTCGGGCTGGGCCGGCTGCAACCACACGCCGCCGGGGAGATCCTGGGCAACCAGTACGGCGACTGCAAGGACAAGCACACGCTGCTGGCATCGCTGCTGGCTTCCATCGGGATCCAGTCGGACGCGGTGCTCATCCATTCGCAACGCAAGCTGGATCCCGAGGTGGCGGCGCCCTCGCAGTTCGATCACATGATCACCGCCATCCCGCGCGGCGACGGGTACCTGTGGCTGGACACCACCACCGAAGTGGCGCCATTCCAACTGCTGCTGGCCAACCTGCGCAAGAAGCAGGCGGTGGTGATCGCGGAGGACGGCAGCACCCGGCTGGCGGAGACGCCCCCGGATCCGCCTTTTGTGAACCGCAGCGAGGCCACGGTCAACGGCAAGGTGAACGAACTGGGCAAGCTCGAAGCCCGGGTGGAGCAGCGCGTCCGCGGCGACCAGGAGTTCGTGATGCGCTTCCTGTTCCGGCGCACGCCGCGATCCAAGTGGGAGGAGCTGGCGCAACGGATGAGCGGCTGGTTCGGCTTGCAGGGCGATGTCAGCGACGTGGAAGCCACCGATCCGGCGAACACGAAACAGCCCTTCGAACTGAAATACAAGATCTCCGTGCCCAACTACGTGGACTGGTCGAGCAAGGAATCGCAGACCTACGTGTTCCTGCCGGTGATCACCGTCCCGGACCCGGGGCCGGACGCGGCCGAGTCCGCCGAGCCGATCAAGGTCGGGTCGCCGACGGAGATCGCGGTCAAGCTGCAGCTGGAGATCCCCGCGGCGTTCACCGTCCGCGCGCCGGTGCCGCTGAGCGTCACGCGGGATTACGGCGAATACCGGGCGCGGTATTCGGTCGAGGGAAACACTTTTCGCGCCGAGCGTGACCTGAAGATGCTGCAACGCGAGCTGGCCTCGAGCCGGGCCTCCGATTACATCAGCTTCCGCAACGTGATGCGAAAGGACGCCGAGCAGGCGGTGGCGGTGGAATCGAAGCTGGCAGGCGCTCCCGGTGCGCTGAAGGACGCAAAGGCCGACGAGCTGTACGAGGCCGGACTGGCGGCGTCCCGAAGCCAGAACTACGAAGTCGCGGCGCAACTGCTGAAGCGGGTGGTCGAACTCGAGCCCAAGCACAAGAGCGCCTGGAACGACCTGGGGCAGGTCTACACCGCCATGAACCGCCTGGACGACGGCATCCAGGCGCTGCAGAAACAGATCGAGGCGGAGCCTTTCCACTCGTACGCCTACAACAATCTCGGGCTGGTGTACTGGCGGCAGCAGAAATACGACGAGGCGGCCAAGGCGTTCCAGAAGCAGCTCGAGGTGAATCCGCTGGACGAATACGCCCACGGCAACCTGGGCTCGATGTACTGCGAGCAGAGCAAGTACAGCGAGGCGGTGTCGGAGCTGGAGACCGCCATCTCGCTCAAGCCCGATAACCCCAACCTGCGGGTCAGCCTGGGGCAGGCGTATCTCGGCCTGAACCAGCCGGACAAGGCCGTGGCGGCGTTTGACAAGGCGGTGGAGATGGCGCCCAGCCCGACCATCTGGAACAACGTCGCCTACCAGATGGCGGAGAAGGGCGCGAACCTCGACCGGGCACAGCAGTACGCGGAGTCGGCGGTGGCGGCGGTGGCTGCGTCCCTGCGGAACGTGAATCTCGACCACGTGAAGGTGCAGGACTCGGCGCTGGTGTCGGGGCTGGGGGCGTACTGGGACACGCTCGGGTGGGTCCACTTCAGGAAAGGCGATTTGGACAACGCCGAGAAGTACATCATGGCGTCGTGGCAGTTGATGCAGCACGGCGAGGTCGGCGATCACCTGGCGCAGGTCTACGCCAAGCGGGGCAAGAAAGAAGCGGCCATCCACCAGTATGCTCTGGCGCTGGCGGCGTTTCGTCCGCTGCCGGAGACCCGCGGGCGCCTGGCCGCGCTGCTGGGCGACGACAAGAAGGTCGATGCCGAGATCGCGAAGGCGAAACCCGACCTGGACGCGCTGCGTTCGGTGAGCGTCCCGGCCATCGGCAAGGAGGCCGCCCAGGCGGACTTCTTGGTCCTGCTCTCCGGCCCCAAAGCCGACCAGGTCAAGTTCGTGCGTGGCGACAACAAGCTGCAGGCGCTGGCGGAGGCGTTGCGCGGGGCCAGGTTCAACCTCCAGTTCCCCGACGACACCCCGACCAAGATCCTGCGCCGCGGAACGGTCTCCTGCGCCGCCGGCAAGAGCGAGTGCACCTTCACCATGGTCCCGCCGGACACGGTGAGCTCGGTGAATTAG
- a CDS encoding aldehyde dehydrogenase family protein codes for MAQGTLTQVKEYGFLLDGQLVSRGDPVEVHAPYDKALIGRTFNATPADLEQAIQAAVRAFQTTRRMPSFERRDILNRIAQKIQERADELARLVALEAGKPIRLAQVEVKRAAFTFAVAAEEATRVHGEWLPLDLMESARGRWGIVRRFPLGPVSAIVPFNFPINLAAHKIAPAIAAGCTMVLKPPPQAPLTPLVLAEIIQGSGLPTGALSVLPLTNEAAAPLIADDRFKLLTFTGSTAAGWMMKQKAGKKRVVLELGGNAGVIVHSDADLEQAADRCVAGGFGYAGQTCISVQRILVQRSVCPKFLEMLIPKVRALKLGDPLDPKTDIGPMIRESDAHRAAEWITEALEGGAKLLCGGKRHGAMLEPTVLTATRPSMKVNCQEVFAPLVTVEPYDKFEEAVDIVNDSPYGLQAGVFARDSALIFYAYEQLQVGAVMAGDVPSWRVDSMPYGGTKDSGIGREGLKYAIEDMTESRLLVVNPGGSIK; via the coding sequence ATGGCTCAAGGCACACTCACCCAAGTCAAGGAATACGGATTCCTGCTCGACGGGCAGCTGGTGTCACGCGGCGATCCGGTCGAGGTGCACGCGCCCTATGACAAGGCGCTGATCGGGCGGACGTTCAACGCCACGCCCGCGGACCTGGAGCAAGCCATCCAGGCGGCGGTGCGCGCCTTCCAGACCACCCGACGGATGCCGTCGTTCGAGCGGCGCGACATCCTGAACCGCATCGCGCAGAAGATCCAGGAGCGGGCCGATGAACTGGCGCGGCTGGTGGCCCTGGAGGCGGGCAAGCCTATCCGGCTGGCGCAGGTCGAAGTGAAGCGCGCCGCCTTCACCTTCGCGGTGGCAGCGGAGGAAGCCACCCGCGTCCACGGAGAATGGCTGCCGCTCGACCTGATGGAGAGCGCCAGGGGGCGGTGGGGCATCGTGCGGCGCTTCCCGCTGGGGCCGGTGTCGGCCATCGTGCCCTTCAATTTTCCCATCAACCTGGCGGCGCACAAGATCGCGCCCGCGATCGCGGCCGGGTGCACCATGGTGCTGAAGCCGCCGCCGCAGGCGCCGCTCACTCCGCTGGTACTGGCGGAGATCATCCAGGGATCGGGGCTGCCGACGGGCGCGCTGAGCGTCCTGCCGCTGACCAACGAGGCTGCGGCGCCGCTGATCGCCGACGACCGCTTCAAGCTCCTGACCTTTACCGGCAGCACCGCCGCCGGCTGGATGATGAAGCAGAAGGCAGGGAAGAAGCGGGTGGTGCTGGAACTGGGCGGGAACGCGGGCGTGATCGTGCACAGCGACGCCGACCTGGAGCAGGCCGCCGACCGCTGCGTGGCCGGCGGCTTCGGCTACGCCGGGCAGACCTGCATCTCGGTGCAGCGCATCCTGGTGCAGCGCAGCGTGTGCCCTAAGTTCCTGGAGATGCTCATCCCGAAGGTGAGGGCGCTGAAGCTGGGCGATCCGCTCGATCCCAAGACCGACATCGGGCCCATGATCCGCGAGTCCGACGCGCATCGCGCCGCGGAATGGATCACGGAAGCCCTCGAGGGCGGCGCCAAGCTGCTGTGCGGCGGCAAGCGTCACGGCGCCATGCTGGAACCGACGGTGCTCACCGCAACCAGGCCCAGCATGAAGGTGAACTGCCAGGAGGTGTTCGCGCCGCTGGTCACCGTCGAGCCCTACGACAAGTTCGAGGAGGCGGTGGACATCGTCAATGATTCGCCCTACGGCCTGCAGGCCGGGGTCTTCGCCCGCGATTCCGCACTCATCTTCTACGCCTACGAGCAGCTCCAGGTGGGTGCGGTGATGGCCGGCGACGTTCCGTCGTGGCGGGTGGACTCCATGCCTTACGGCGGCA